In Thermococcus sp. CX2, the genomic stretch GGTGCACCAGGCAAGGACTGGGGTCATCTGGAGGCAGCGGTGGGCGTGAATGCCGTAGAACTTCTGCTTGTAGCAGAATCTGTCATGCTTTATACTCTCCTTTAACCAGTGGCAGAGCTTCACTCCGCTGTGATGGCCCACTAGAGCGTAATGTTGCTTCTTGAAGAGTCTCGCGATTTCTTCGGGCATGTTTGGATTGGACTTCACAACTATTGCCATTAGTCTCACCTAACTCGAGTTCAGGGATGCTTTTAAAAACCTGTTGGGAACACAACTGTCCCATATTTTATCGTCGAAAAATACTTCGACGATTGGGAAAGGTTTAAAAGCGGAAGTTCGAGGCTACTTTTATGTTTGAGCGGATAAAACCAAACCTTGTGCTCAACGCAAGGGATCTGGAGCCCGTCCCTGAGGAGGAGACTGAAGTCGAAAGCAGGCCCAAAGTCAGGTTCCTCTTTGAGATTAAGAGGCGCCACCTGGCTTAATCATCAAACGATGCATTTATCAGCACTATATCTTCGAAAAAGACATGCTTCTTAGCGGCTATTTTCCCACGCAGTCCAACCGCTTCAAGGTTTCTGAGGGTCTCCTCTATCCCTGTTATGGAGCTCTGGACTATCTGGACGGTTCCTCCAGGCTTGAGGTAATTCTTCACTTCGTTGATGAACCTGTCTAACACTTCCCTGCCCGTTTCCCCACCCACGAGGGCAAGGTCTATGGGCTCCTCGGGCTCACCTGGAAGGTAGGGGGCGTTGAAGGTGATGATGTCAAATTTCCCTTCGACGTTCTCAAAGAGGTCGCTAACACGGAACTCGGCGTTTTTTATGCCGTTCAGCCTTGCGTTCTCCCTGGCAAGCTCCACTGCGAGAGGGTTTATATCAATTCCAAGAACGAATTTGGCTTTCCTCGCCATCAGGAGGGCGATTATTCCGGTGCCTGTGCCCACATCCAGGGCAACGTCGCCTTTTTTAACCGCTAAGTTCTCGGCTAAGAGGAATGTGTCCTCCGCTGGCTCGTAGACCTGGGGATGGAGTTTTATCCTCAGTCCTCCGTAATACAGCATGATGGTAGCTGGTTCCCAACCTTTTTGTGTTTAACGCTTTGTCTTTTGGCTTTGCTACGAAAGACTTAAGTGTGAATGCCTTCATGTATGGTATATAAACATGTACTGGGGTGTTGTTGAATGAACAGGAAAGTAGTTATAAGTGGTTTGATGGCTCTACTGCTTCTGGCAGCAATCTTTGCAGTCCCCGCTGTCGCTGAGAAGCCAGAGATGATCAGGGTGGTAGTGCACATTGATAAGGCCCAGTTCAAGCCGAACGAGGTCCTTGGAATTGGTGGTCATGTTATCTACCAGTTCAAGCTCATAGATGCCGCCGTTGTTGAGATACCCTCAACCGCAGTGGGCAAACTTAAGAAGCTACCTGGAGTCAAAATGGTTGAGTTCGACCATCAAGCGGTCCTCTTAGGAAAGCCTCCGGGAGTCGGAAAGCCTGGGAGTTCCCAGCCGGCCCAGACGATTCCGTGGGGAATTGAGCGTGTTCAGGCCCCAACCGTCTGGAGCATAACCGACGGTTCTAGTGGTGGGGTCATCGAAGTTGCAATTCTCGATACTGGAATAGACTATGACCACCCAGATCTTGCGGCTAATCTTGCTTGGGGTGTTAGCACCTTGAGGGGCAAAGTTTCTACAAAGCCGAGAGCCTACTACGACCAGAACGGCCACGGAACCCACGTTGCTGGAACGATAGCCGCCCTTAACAACGACATTGGCGTCGTCGGCGTCGCCCCGAAGGTTGAGATATATGCAATCAGGGTCCTTGACGCCAGCGGAAGGGGTTCTTACATCGACATTGCCATTGGAATTGAGCAGGCCCTCCTCGGTCCCGATGGGGTTCTCGATGCCGATGGCGACGGAGTAATAGTCGGCGATCCGGATGACGACGCTGCCGAGGTCATAAGCATGTCCCTCGGCGGTTCGGCCGATGACCAGTACCTCCACGACATGATCACCAAGGCCTACTTGTACGGCGTCGTGATAGTTGCCGCCGCCGGTAACGAGGGCGCCGACAGCCCGAGCTACCCGGCCGCCTACCCAGAGGTCATCGCCGTCGGTGCCACCGACTCAACCGACGCCATAGCCTACTTCAGCAACCTCCGGCCTGAGGTCAGCGCTCCGGGTGTTGACATCCTCAGCACCTATCCGGACGACACCTACAAGACCCTCAGCGGAACCTCAATGGCCACCCCGCACGTCAGCGGTGTCGTTGCGCTTATCCAGGCTGCGTACTACAACAAGTACGGCGAGGTCCTTCCGGTCGGAACCTTTGACGACATGGGCACGGACACCGTCAGGGGAATCCTCCACGTTACGGCCGATGACCTCGGGGATCCAGGGTGGGACATATACTACGGCTACGGAATAGTCAGGGCCGACCTGGCCGTTCAGGCGGCCATCGGCTGATTCTCTTCTTTATTCCCCTTTGATGGTCCTTCTCAGAAAAGTTTTCCAACTTTCGCAAAGTTCTAAAGGTTCGAAATGATCCCGAGAAACGTTCTAAGGCGATTTAGAGAAGAGAAAAAGAAATCACTTCCTCTTCCACTCGGTGTAGCCGCACCTTCCGCAGCTCCAGCGGTCCTTGTGCTCGGCCATGAAGACACCCGGACCGCAGCGCGGGCAGAACTTGTTCTTCC encodes the following:
- a CDS encoding S8 family peptidase; this encodes MNRKVVISGLMALLLLAAIFAVPAVAEKPEMIRVVVHIDKAQFKPNEVLGIGGHVIYQFKLIDAAVVEIPSTAVGKLKKLPGVKMVEFDHQAVLLGKPPGVGKPGSSQPAQTIPWGIERVQAPTVWSITDGSSGGVIEVAILDTGIDYDHPDLAANLAWGVSTLRGKVSTKPRAYYDQNGHGTHVAGTIAALNNDIGVVGVAPKVEIYAIRVLDASGRGSYIDIAIGIEQALLGPDGVLDADGDGVIVGDPDDDAAEVISMSLGGSADDQYLHDMITKAYLYGVVIVAAAGNEGADSPSYPAAYPEVIAVGATDSTDAIAYFSNLRPEVSAPGVDILSTYPDDTYKTLSGTSMATPHVSGVVALIQAAYYNKYGEVLPVGTFDDMGTDTVRGILHVTADDLGDPGWDIYYGYGIVRADLAVQAAIG
- a CDS encoding 30S ribosomal protein S27ae; this encodes MGQKWKLYEVQGGKVKRKNKFCPRCGPGVFMAEHKDRWSCGRCGYTEWKRK
- a CDS encoding HemK2/MTQ2 family protein methyltransferase, with protein sequence MLYYGGLRIKLHPQVYEPAEDTFLLAENLAVKKGDVALDVGTGTGIIALLMARKAKFVLGIDINPLAVELARENARLNGIKNAEFRVSDLFENVEGKFDIITFNAPYLPGEPEEPIDLALVGGETGREVLDRFINEVKNYLKPGGTVQIVQSSITGIEETLRNLEAVGLRGKIAAKKHVFFEDIVLINASFDD